In one window of Prevotella sp. E13-17 DNA:
- a CDS encoding RagB/SusD family nutrient uptake outer membrane protein — MTKNSIKYFLLAGSVCCATSSVLTSCSDLDVTPEAQFTAYPDTEEAVEAQMASVYYELLGTLGRRYMEAQALSSDEWIGISFDGDYSDDGIYAQNSLHNFTATSACFDWYKNVTGAIVDANKVILSMGGEENNATASARFMRAYFTWILVDCFGDSPILDRVFAEGEQVDRAPRADVTKWIESELKTIIPLLPTNVDLSTYGKPTKYVAEALLAKLYINWPVYTAEDVTKYDAAAYSNEHLDDVVALVDDIVASGKFSISEGSDGYRSKFWPNNGAQIKDFIYAMPYDAITAQGFQYARPRIWRQGRNDGQGGPGYFGTDIGKSTGGNFSITPEFADLLMALPTDDRQENILAGKIYMFDPTTFAKTTTPYKYNGEEVTLDKTIRLKYTDAESNAHYIEWADGIADPSIYPVDCATLNTGKDVKGWSQGYKSVKYFVVREDFINDRNQSNDLPIFRLADMLLLKAEAITRGATATKGETAQSLLNQIRDYVHAPQFNGTPTLDDIYDERGRELFDENWRRNDMIRFGHFEDEYGFHRHGFPTARFDKECRIFPIPQATLDVNTNWKQNAGY; from the coding sequence ATGACTAAGAATAGCATAAAATATTTCCTCCTTGCTGGTTCCGTTTGCTGTGCAACAAGCTCGGTTTTGACCAGCTGTAGTGACTTGGATGTCACTCCTGAGGCTCAGTTTACAGCCTATCCCGACACTGAGGAGGCAGTTGAGGCTCAGATGGCCAGTGTGTACTACGAACTGCTTGGCACATTGGGTCGTCGATATATGGAAGCTCAAGCGCTGTCAAGCGATGAGTGGATTGGTATTTCCTTTGATGGTGACTATTCTGATGATGGTATCTATGCTCAGAATTCACTGCACAACTTCACCGCTACCAGCGCATGTTTTGACTGGTATAAAAATGTGACTGGTGCTATAGTAGATGCCAACAAGGTTATCTTGAGCATGGGTGGTGAAGAGAATAACGCCACTGCTTCGGCACGTTTCATGCGCGCTTACTTTACTTGGATTCTGGTAGATTGCTTTGGTGATTCTCCAATCCTGGACCGTGTTTTTGCTGAGGGCGAACAAGTGGATCGTGCTCCTCGCGCAGATGTGACTAAATGGATTGAGAGTGAGTTGAAGACAATCATTCCTTTGTTGCCGACAAATGTTGATCTGTCTACCTATGGCAAGCCCACGAAGTATGTTGCAGAGGCTCTATTGGCTAAGTTGTATATCAACTGGCCTGTCTATACTGCCGAGGATGTGACAAAGTATGACGCTGCTGCTTATAGCAACGAACACTTGGATGATGTAGTTGCTCTGGTTGACGATATCGTTGCAAGTGGTAAATTCAGTATCTCAGAAGGCTCGGATGGCTATCGTTCAAAGTTCTGGCCTAACAATGGCGCTCAGATTAAGGACTTTATCTATGCAATGCCTTACGATGCCATCACAGCTCAAGGTTTCCAGTACGCTCGTCCACGCATTTGGCGTCAGGGACGTAATGACGGTCAGGGCGGACCTGGTTACTTCGGTACCGATATCGGCAAATCTACTGGTGGTAACTTCTCTATTACACCTGAGTTCGCTGATCTGCTGATGGCTCTGCCTACTGACGATCGTCAGGAGAATATCCTTGCAGGCAAGATCTATATGTTTGATCCTACGACTTTCGCTAAGACCACTACACCTTATAAATATAATGGTGAGGAGGTTACGCTCGACAAGACTATCCGCCTAAAGTATACTGATGCTGAGAGCAACGCACACTATATTGAGTGGGCTGATGGTATTGCAGATCCTTCAATCTATCCTGTTGATTGCGCTACGCTGAATACTGGTAAGGATGTTAAGGGTTGGAGCCAGGGCTATAAGTCAGTCAAGTACTTCGTAGTTCGTGAGGACTTTATCAACGATCGTAACCAGTCTAATGACTTGCCAATCTTCCGTCTGGCTGATATGCTGTTGCTGAAGGCTGAGGCTATTACTCGTGGCGCTACTGCCACTAAAGGCGAAACTGCACAGAGCCTGCTGAACCAGATTCGTGATTACGTTCATGCTCCTCAATTTAATGGTACTCCTACTTTGGATGATATCTATGATGAGCGTGGTCGTGAGCTGTTCGATGAGAACTGGCGTCGTAACGACATGATTCGTTTCGGTCATTTCGAGGATGAATACGGTTTCCACCGTCATGGCTTCCCAACAGCTCGCTTCGACAAGGAATGTCGTATATTCCCCATTCCGCAGGCTACTCTTGATGTGAACACCAACTGGAAACAGAACGCTGGTTATTAA
- a CDS encoding bifunctional riboflavin kinase/FAD synthetase, with translation MKTIFYPDQSLNDGAYAATVGFFDGVHQGHQYLINQLKDEASRRGLRTMVVTFERHPRQVVHGEWKAELLTPLHEKLKLLKATGIDTVVVLRFNKQMAAFSAFAFMSEVLNKALRVKLLLTGYDNRFGHDRSEGFEDYLHYGQTLGMDVLAAQPLTVNGQTVCSSLIRQLLHDGRISEANKFLGRPYSLQGTVVHGEQIGRHLGFPTANLQTDDAQQLMPANGVYAVRCWSQHPGMMNIGMRPTFDGQQRTAEIHLFDFSDDIYGQPLTVDFIERLRDERHFENAEALKRQMQEDALRTKEILNT, from the coding sequence ATGAAAACGATTTTTTATCCTGATCAGTCGCTGAACGATGGGGCTTATGCTGCTACTGTTGGCTTCTTTGATGGTGTACATCAGGGTCACCAGTATCTGATAAATCAGCTGAAAGATGAGGCTTCACGTAGGGGGTTGCGCACGATGGTGGTCACTTTTGAGCGTCATCCGCGTCAAGTGGTGCATGGTGAATGGAAGGCCGAGCTGTTGACGCCGCTACACGAGAAGCTGAAACTGCTGAAGGCTACTGGTATCGACACGGTGGTGGTGCTGCGATTCAACAAGCAGATGGCTGCCTTCTCGGCTTTCGCCTTCATGAGTGAGGTGCTGAACAAAGCACTCCGTGTGAAACTGCTGCTGACGGGCTATGACAACCGCTTTGGACATGACCGCAGCGAGGGCTTCGAAGACTATCTGCACTATGGTCAGACACTCGGGATGGACGTGCTGGCTGCTCAGCCGCTGACCGTCAATGGGCAGACTGTGTGCTCTTCGCTCATCCGCCAGCTGTTGCATGATGGTCGTATCAGCGAGGCCAACAAGTTCTTAGGACGTCCTTACTCGCTTCAGGGTACGGTGGTTCATGGCGAGCAGATTGGTCGCCATTTGGGCTTCCCTACAGCCAACTTGCAGACCGATGATGCTCAGCAGCTGATGCCTGCCAATGGTGTCTATGCCGTGAGATGCTGGTCGCAGCATCCTGGCATGATGAATATTGGCATGCGTCCTACCTTCGACGGACAGCAACGCACGGCCGAGATCCATCTGTTTGACTTCTCTGACGACATCTATGGTCAGCCGCTGACGGTTGACTTTATCGAACGCTTGCGCGATGAGCGGCACTTCGAGAATGCAGAAGCTCTGAAACGTCAGATGCAGGAAGACGCATTACGAACTAAAGAAATATTAAACACATGA
- a CDS encoding RNA polymerase sigma factor, translated as MKDISFRTHVLPLKNELFRLALRITLNRADAEDVVQETMIKVWNRRDRWNEIESIEAFCLTICRNVALDHQKRMENQNTSLEDGNHDAPDNSYGANPEEQMVQRNRVERVRLLMEQLPEKQRTCMQLRDVEGKSYKEIATVMDISEQQVKINIFRARQTIKQKFIQEEQYGL; from the coding sequence ATGAAAGATATCAGTTTTCGCACCCACGTGTTGCCGCTGAAGAACGAGCTCTTCCGCTTGGCACTTCGCATCACTCTCAACAGGGCTGATGCCGAAGATGTGGTGCAGGAAACCATGATAAAAGTCTGGAACCGACGCGACCGGTGGAACGAGATAGAGTCGATAGAGGCCTTCTGCCTGACGATATGCAGAAATGTGGCACTCGACCACCAAAAGCGGATGGAAAACCAGAACACCTCACTCGAAGACGGGAACCACGACGCACCCGACAACTCGTACGGCGCAAACCCTGAAGAACAAATGGTGCAGCGCAACAGAGTGGAACGCGTCAGACTGCTGATGGAACAGTTGCCCGAGAAACAACGCACCTGCATGCAGCTGCGAGACGTCGAGGGGAAAAGCTATAAAGAGATAGCCACCGTGATGGACATCAGCGAACAGCAGGTGAAGATCAACATCTTCCGCGCCCGTCAAACTATTAAACAGAAATTCATTCAAGAAGAACAATATGGACTATAA
- a CDS encoding helix-turn-helix transcriptional regulator: MTQQEIGNAIKERRKKLGINQQTLADLANVAVNTVVAIERGEGNPQLTTLLTILDTLGLQIYIDIKQLDYETM, from the coding sequence ATGACGCAGCAAGAAATAGGTAATGCCATCAAAGAAAGAAGAAAGAAACTCGGCATCAACCAACAGACGTTGGCTGATTTGGCAAACGTGGCTGTAAATACCGTTGTCGCAATTGAACGAGGCGAGGGTAATCCGCAGTTGACAACCCTGCTGACAATTCTCGACACGTTAGGGCTTCAAATATATATTGACATCAAGCAATTGGACTATGAGACAATGTAA
- a CDS encoding CPBP family intramembrane glutamic endopeptidase: protein MMTTNNLGWVKAVGYVLVYVVLQLIVLSIASIGYSLYIGHEVEELPTMGMMIVMALSPIIGIALFMGTGWTKVSRQYLQSRPVGVLFWCALAALGAIIPSMFLQELMPEWPDSIQKYIEQTEIAAARLMSTTGGYFVICLLAPVAEEVVFRGAVLRTLLAWKPERRWLMITFSALLFAAAHLNPAQLLHPLLIGLLLGWMYERTGSLLPGIIYHWVNNTAAYLLFRAYPSPDIKLIDIFGGQPTKELLAVVFSLFILMPALYQLFLRMKK, encoded by the coding sequence ATGATGACGACAAACAATTTAGGATGGGTGAAGGCTGTAGGCTATGTCCTGGTATATGTAGTTTTGCAGCTGATCGTCTTATCCATTGCCTCTATTGGCTACAGCCTCTACATAGGCCACGAAGTAGAAGAATTGCCCACGATGGGTATGATGATAGTTATGGCCTTGTCCCCTATAATAGGCATAGCTTTGTTTATGGGGACAGGATGGACCAAGGTGTCGCGCCAATACCTGCAGTCGCGCCCTGTGGGTGTGCTTTTCTGGTGTGCCCTTGCAGCGTTGGGAGCCATCATCCCTTCCATGTTTCTGCAAGAGCTGATGCCGGAATGGCCCGACAGCATACAGAAGTATATTGAGCAAACCGAGATAGCGGCAGCCCGGCTGATGAGTACTACCGGTGGCTATTTCGTGATTTGTCTGTTGGCCCCCGTTGCAGAGGAAGTCGTGTTCCGTGGTGCTGTGCTCCGCACGCTGCTCGCCTGGAAGCCCGAGCGTCGCTGGCTCATGATCACGTTCTCTGCCCTGCTGTTTGCTGCAGCCCATCTGAACCCTGCCCAGTTGCTCCATCCGCTGCTTATCGGTCTGCTGCTTGGCTGGATGTACGAGCGTACGGGCAGTCTGCTGCCTGGCATCATCTATCACTGGGTGAACAACACGGCCGCTTACCTGCTGTTCAGGGCCTATCCCTCGCCCGATATCAAGTTGATAGACATCTTTGGCGGGCAGCCCACCAAAGAACTGTTGGCTGTTGTCTTCTCGCTCTTCATCCTGATGCCCGCCTTGTATCAGCTCTTCCTGCGCATGAAGAAATAA
- a CDS encoding HipA N-terminal domain-containing protein, with protein MRQCKVYVHDSEAGILQEIDAREYVFTYDENYHGEPVCLSMPVRTKPYRSDHLFPYFFNMLSEGANRQMQSLLLHIDESDDFGIMLATAQYDTIGAVTIKPI; from the coding sequence ATGAGACAATGTAAGGTTTACGTTCATGATTCAGAAGCAGGGATACTTCAGGAAATCGATGCCAGGGAATATGTATTCACCTATGATGAGAATTATCATGGTGAACCAGTATGTTTGTCCATGCCTGTACGTACAAAGCCTTATCGCTCAGACCATCTTTTCCCGTATTTCTTTAATATGCTCTCTGAGGGTGCCAACCGTCAGATGCAATCACTGCTGTTACACATCGATGAAAGCGATGATTTTGGCATTATGTTGGCAACAGCCCAGTATGATACAATTGGAGCAGTAACCATAAAACCGATTTAG
- a CDS encoding TonB-dependent receptor yields the protein MQNVQKTFSRVLMLALLMMVSTVAWAQQRITGTVQDGKGEPLIGVSVVETGTTNGTVTDADGKFAISVKQGARLDITYIGYTKKTVAARNGMTVKLEEDNKLLNEVVVVGYGTMRRKDVTSSITTVQAKDLNQGVFTDPAQMLQGKVAGLTVTSSGDPNGTPSITLRGASSLREGAAMQPYYVIDGIPGVDISMVAPDDIESIDVLRDASATAIYGSKAANGVIIITTKSGREGKTNITYNAYVALDKVLKTLDMASATELRNSGLLTPAQDGGGDTDWQDEVLRTGVSHNHNVSISGGNQKTKYMASVNYMNRQGVVLGTGMNRVNARTLLTSSLLKDRLEISLGVNAMQGKFKGVPMRVSTGGDAGMSVLDAMNYYSPTNPVRNADGTWYESYIGSANYNPLSMIYEDSNQNEWRRLQYIAKGSLKIIDGLVWHANYSYDSGQNTYSWYESHQTQMNKGFDGRAHRDTYLRHNQTFETYGNYDVTFNDIHKLGLMAGYSWEEREDGDGFGVTVNNFYNDETSFWNLRYANNINGINDVTGSSKSQIRNISFYGRVNYSFNSRYMLQATIRRDGSSVFGADHKWGTFPSVSAAWNITEEKFMKDQNIFDQLKLRLGYGVSGNAMGFGAYDAITTFGLNGRSFEYILPDGTSKTMYGISAQNNGNPKLKWERTAMFNVGIDFAFLGGRINGSIEYYNKKTSDLIWNYAVSTNIYPLDWIRANVGDISNKGIELNLNATPVKTKDFQWQTTINLSHNKNTVDKLSNALYSVDYVDEGNPNIGGISSNANTQRIMEGEPLGTFWTYQHAGYDANGNSVFFVHDITKHQDASGNIQADTYQDANGNWVTSNPKYEDKTKVGCAQPKLVYGWNNTLNYKNWNLTAFFQGVIGNKILNATKAHYSFQGHLAGGKNVLSEVINDPVWKADANAHIPSDKYLENGSYLRLSSLSLGYTFKNLDGWAQSVQLYATCNNLLTITGYDGIDPEVNLGGLTPGIDYRETFYPHTRSFMFGAKINF from the coding sequence ATGCAAAACGTACAAAAAACATTCAGCCGTGTGCTGATGCTTGCTTTGCTAATGATGGTCAGCACCGTCGCTTGGGCACAGCAGCGCATCACCGGTACTGTACAGGATGGTAAGGGCGAACCTCTTATCGGCGTAAGCGTTGTGGAAACAGGTACCACCAATGGTACGGTGACCGACGCTGATGGTAAGTTTGCGATCTCTGTGAAACAGGGCGCACGCTTGGACATAACCTACATCGGTTACACCAAGAAGACGGTTGCAGCACGCAACGGCATGACTGTTAAACTGGAGGAGGACAACAAGCTGTTGAACGAAGTGGTGGTTGTCGGTTATGGCACCATGCGCCGCAAGGACGTGACCTCGTCGATCACCACCGTGCAGGCCAAAGACCTGAACCAGGGTGTGTTCACCGATCCCGCACAGATGCTGCAGGGTAAGGTGGCAGGTCTGACCGTCACATCTAGCGGTGACCCCAATGGCACTCCTTCAATCACATTGCGCGGTGCCTCGTCACTGCGTGAGGGTGCTGCCATGCAGCCCTACTACGTCATCGACGGTATCCCCGGTGTTGACATCTCGATGGTAGCTCCCGATGATATTGAGAGTATCGACGTGCTGCGCGATGCTTCTGCAACAGCTATCTATGGTTCTAAGGCTGCCAATGGTGTGATCATCATCACCACGAAGAGCGGAAGAGAGGGTAAGACAAATATCACATACAATGCTTATGTAGCTTTGGATAAGGTACTGAAGACTCTTGATATGGCTTCTGCAACCGAACTGCGTAACAGCGGTCTGCTGACACCTGCACAGGATGGCGGTGGTGATACCGACTGGCAGGACGAGGTGCTGCGCACAGGTGTAAGCCATAATCATAACGTAAGTATCAGTGGTGGAAACCAGAAGACCAAGTATATGGCCTCTGTCAACTACATGAATCGTCAGGGTGTGGTTCTCGGCACAGGTATGAACCGTGTGAATGCTCGTACGTTGTTGACCAGTAGCCTGCTGAAGGATCGTTTGGAGATTTCTTTGGGCGTGAATGCTATGCAGGGTAAGTTCAAGGGTGTGCCTATGCGCGTTTCTACTGGTGGCGATGCTGGTATGAGTGTGCTTGATGCCATGAACTATTATTCTCCTACCAACCCCGTTCGCAATGCTGATGGCACATGGTATGAGAGCTATATTGGTTCTGCCAACTATAACCCCCTGTCAATGATCTATGAGGATAGCAATCAGAATGAATGGCGCCGTCTGCAATACATTGCCAAAGGTTCGCTGAAGATTATCGACGGATTGGTATGGCATGCAAACTATTCTTACGACAGTGGTCAGAACACCTATAGCTGGTATGAGTCTCATCAGACTCAGATGAACAAGGGCTTTGATGGTCGTGCCCATCGCGATACTTATCTGCGTCACAACCAGACCTTCGAGACCTATGGTAACTACGATGTAACCTTCAACGATATTCACAAGCTTGGCTTGATGGCTGGTTATTCTTGGGAAGAGCGTGAGGATGGTGATGGCTTTGGTGTTACCGTTAATAACTTCTATAACGATGAGACTAGTTTCTGGAACTTGCGCTATGCTAACAATATCAATGGTATCAACGATGTAACCGGTTCTTCGAAGTCGCAGATTCGTAACATCTCTTTCTATGGTCGTGTGAACTACTCGTTCAACAGCCGCTATATGTTGCAGGCTACAATCCGTCGTGACGGTTCTTCTGTATTCGGTGCTGACCATAAGTGGGGTACCTTCCCCTCAGTATCTGCAGCATGGAATATCACAGAGGAGAAGTTCATGAAGGATCAGAATATCTTCGACCAGTTGAAGCTTCGTCTGGGTTATGGTGTCAGCGGTAATGCTATGGGCTTTGGCGCTTATGACGCTATCACAACCTTTGGTCTGAATGGCAGATCGTTTGAGTACATCCTGCCTGATGGAACTTCTAAGACCATGTATGGCATCTCTGCACAGAACAACGGTAACCCCAAATTGAAGTGGGAGCGTACTGCTATGTTCAACGTAGGTATCGACTTCGCATTCCTGGGTGGCCGCATCAACGGTAGCATTGAATACTATAACAAGAAGACTTCTGACCTGATTTGGAACTACGCTGTTTCTACCAATATTTATCCTTTGGATTGGATTCGTGCTAACGTAGGTGACATTAGTAACAAGGGTATTGAGTTGAACTTGAATGCTACTCCTGTGAAGACGAAGGACTTCCAGTGGCAGACCACGATTAACCTGTCACACAACAAGAATACCGTTGACAAGCTGTCAAACGCTCTGTATTCTGTAGATTATGTTGACGAGGGTAACCCCAACATCGGTGGTATCTCTTCAAATGCTAATACACAGCGTATCATGGAGGGTGAGCCTCTCGGTACATTCTGGACCTATCAGCATGCAGGCTATGACGCCAACGGTAACTCTGTATTCTTTGTTCATGACATTACAAAGCATCAGGATGCTTCTGGCAACATACAGGCTGATACCTATCAGGATGCCAATGGTAACTGGGTAACCTCTAATCCTAAGTATGAGGATAAGACCAAGGTTGGCTGCGCTCAGCCAAAGTTGGTTTATGGTTGGAACAATACACTGAACTATAAGAACTGGAACCTCACAGCCTTCTTCCAGGGTGTGATTGGTAACAAGATCTTGAATGCTACAAAGGCACACTATAGCTTCCAGGGACACCTTGCTGGTGGTAAGAACGTTCTTTCTGAAGTTATTAATGATCCTGTTTGGAAGGCTGATGCTAATGCTCATATTCCCAGCGACAAGTATCTGGAGAATGGTAGCTATCTGCGTTTGTCAAGCCTCTCACTGGGCTACACTTTCAAGAACCTTGATGGTTGGGCACAGAGCGTACAGCTCTATGCTACCTGCAACAACCTGTTGACCATTACTGGTTACGATGGTATCGACCCCGAAGTCAACCTTGGTGGTCTGACTCCTGGTATCGATTATCGTGAGACCTTCTATCCTCACACTCGCTCATTCATGTTTGGTGCTAAGATTAACTTCTAA
- a CDS encoding type II toxin-antitoxin system HipA family toxin: MIDLSVCPSTLQKGFTTYSPSARKLLFDGKEVSPILDFDSPNNDSADNEAYLKNVGRISLSGVQPKASLVINDDNKLVKPAENERGKYILKPAPSSYALLDRKYCPANEHLTMQLASQVYQIETAANSICFFRDGEAAYLCRRFDVGPNGQKFSQEDFASLAGLTNTNGGSDFKYSNLSYEECADIIRKYVKAAPVEILKFFRIIVFNYLTLNDDAHLKNFSLINRGDGEYHLAPAYDLINTGLHLSMPRIFALDKGLFKEGMKLTDTRTVERKDFEEFGRRIGLSERLVKRELNFFAAEHPLAKELIDRSFLSDSLKRSYWLSYKYRRATLGFK, from the coding sequence ATGATAGATCTTAGCGTTTGCCCATCTACCTTGCAGAAAGGCTTTACGACCTATTCTCCATCTGCACGCAAACTACTGTTTGATGGCAAAGAGGTCTCCCCTATATTAGACTTCGATAGTCCAAACAATGATAGTGCTGATAACGAAGCCTATCTGAAGAATGTAGGGCGCATCTCACTTTCTGGAGTACAACCCAAAGCGAGTTTGGTAATCAACGATGACAATAAGCTAGTCAAGCCTGCAGAGAATGAACGTGGAAAATATATTTTGAAGCCAGCACCATCATCATACGCCTTGCTTGACCGCAAGTATTGTCCTGCCAATGAACATCTGACCATGCAGTTGGCTTCTCAGGTCTATCAAATCGAAACGGCAGCCAACTCTATCTGCTTCTTCCGTGACGGTGAAGCAGCTTACCTGTGCCGACGTTTTGATGTGGGTCCTAATGGGCAGAAATTTAGCCAGGAAGATTTTGCCTCTCTTGCGGGACTGACAAACACCAATGGAGGAAGTGATTTCAAGTATAGTAATCTGAGTTATGAGGAATGTGCAGACATCATTCGCAAGTATGTTAAGGCTGCACCTGTAGAAATTCTGAAGTTTTTCCGTATCATTGTGTTCAACTATCTTACCCTCAATGATGATGCACATTTGAAGAACTTCTCGCTTATCAACCGTGGTGACGGAGAATATCATCTTGCTCCAGCATACGACCTCATCAATACAGGTCTGCATTTGAGTATGCCTCGTATCTTTGCCCTTGATAAAGGACTATTCAAGGAAGGCATGAAGTTGACAGACACAAGGACGGTTGAACGCAAGGATTTTGAAGAGTTTGGTCGTCGCATTGGCTTGTCGGAACGATTGGTAAAACGAGAACTGAATTTTTTTGCCGCAGAACATCCGTTAGCAAAAGAACTGATTGACCGTTCTTTTCTTTCAGATTCCTTGAAGCGGAGTTATTGGCTTTCATACAAGTACCGACGTGCGACGTTGGGATTTAAATGA
- a CDS encoding pyruvate ferredoxin oxidoreductase, producing the protein MDYKYIEQLLNRYFEAETTLKEEQILKAFFEQDEQDLPAELRQYRELFVALEPEETLGDDFDARMLQMTEECVQVKARSISLAERMRPFFRAAAVVAVVITIASALDQSFKEDSTWVDESDFAQYHVSANDPAMADLKVDSLANDSLMKQPTGYLE; encoded by the coding sequence ATGGACTATAAGTACATCGAACAGCTGCTGAACCGCTACTTTGAGGCCGAGACAACCTTGAAGGAGGAGCAGATTTTGAAAGCTTTCTTCGAGCAGGACGAGCAGGATCTGCCTGCCGAACTGCGACAATACAGAGAGCTTTTTGTTGCCTTGGAGCCAGAAGAGACTCTGGGCGACGACTTCGACGCACGCATGCTGCAGATGACAGAAGAGTGCGTACAGGTGAAGGCACGTAGCATCAGCCTCGCCGAGCGCATGCGTCCTTTCTTCCGAGCTGCCGCTGTGGTGGCTGTGGTCATCACCATTGCAAGTGCTCTCGACCAGTCGTTCAAAGAGGACAGCACATGGGTCGATGAGTCCGACTTTGCCCAGTATCACGTTTCTGCCAACGATCCGGCCATGGCCGACCTGAAGGTGGATTCGCTGGCCAACGACTCGCTGATGAAGCAGCCCACAGGCTATTTGGAGTAG